The following proteins come from a genomic window of Microbacterium sp. SY138:
- a CDS encoding DUF222 domain-containing protein, with product MSNLTALHEAMSRLDEVWAGVGDSGELSREQLIVVSASIGVLRRRLDAVHVSVAACIARESRAELGAGSLAKQQGFRSPATLIAVATGVSRGEASRLVRVGEATAPRSDLLGARLPARYPLVSAALDVGVLGAPAAAVIIAALDRCRVVAGVERIAEGERLLVEKAAGLALDGVRMLVVRVEAWLDPDGVEPREDERRGRRALSLFERDGMVHLNAVLDVETAAPVVTAIRGFVTAVFAARKDAPDAGAPDGDRRTVPMIQADALSVFCAHVLGCERRVPVAGARVIVRVGLDDLEAGTGSATVDGVDQPVSVGAARRMAAGGGVIPCVLGGDSEVLDWGREKRLFTRAQRLALVERDGGCAMCGLPPEMTRAHHIRWWRRDRGPTDLSNGVLLCETCHHRIHDNGWEIRIDAPGNGSGSGSRGRARVWFIPPRYVDPQQAPRLGGRARFDIAA from the coding sequence ATGTCGAATTTGACCGCGTTGCATGAGGCGATGTCTCGCTTGGATGAGGTGTGGGCGGGTGTGGGGGATTCGGGGGAGTTGTCGCGGGAGCAGTTGATCGTGGTGAGCGCGTCGATCGGGGTGTTGCGGCGTCGGTTGGATGCGGTGCATGTGTCGGTGGCGGCGTGTATTGCTCGGGAGTCGCGTGCGGAGTTGGGTGCGGGGAGTCTGGCGAAGCAGCAGGGTTTCCGTAGTCCGGCGACGTTGATCGCGGTGGCGACGGGGGTGTCGAGGGGTGAGGCGTCGCGTCTTGTCAGGGTGGGTGAGGCGACGGCGCCGCGGAGTGATCTTCTGGGGGCGCGTCTGCCGGCGAGGTATCCGTTGGTGAGTGCGGCGTTGGATGTGGGGGTGCTGGGGGCTCCGGCGGCGGCGGTGATCATCGCGGCGCTGGATCGGTGCCGGGTTGTGGCGGGGGTGGAGCGGATTGCTGAGGGGGAGCGGCTGCTGGTGGAGAAGGCGGCAGGGCTCGCGCTCGATGGTGTGCGCATGCTCGTGGTGCGGGTGGAGGCGTGGCTTGACCCGGATGGGGTGGAGCCGCGTGAGGACGAGCGCCGTGGCAGGCGGGCGTTGTCGCTGTTCGAGCGGGACGGGATGGTGCATCTGAACGCGGTTCTCGATGTGGAGACCGCGGCGCCGGTGGTGACGGCGATCCGGGGGTTCGTGACGGCGGTGTTCGCGGCGCGGAAGGATGCTCCCGATGCGGGCGCTCCTGATGGGGATCGGCGGACGGTTCCGATGATCCAGGCGGATGCTCTTTCGGTGTTCTGCGCGCATGTGCTCGGGTGTGAGCGGCGGGTTCCGGTGGCGGGTGCGAGGGTGATCGTGCGGGTGGGTCTGGATGATCTGGAGGCCGGGACCGGGTCGGCGACCGTGGATGGTGTGGATCAGCCGGTCAGTGTCGGGGCGGCGCGGCGGATGGCGGCCGGGGGTGGCGTGATCCCGTGTGTTCTCGGTGGGGACAGTGAGGTTCTCGATTGGGGGCGGGAGAAACGGTTGTTCACCCGGGCGCAACGGCTGGCGTTGGTGGAGCGTGACGGGGGATGCGCGATGTGCGGATTGCCGCCGGAGATGACGAGGGCGCATCACATCCGCTGGTGGAGACGCGATCGCGGGCCGACCGATCTCTCCAACGGGGTGCTGCTGTGTGAGACGTGTCACCATCGCATCCACGACAACGGGTGGGAGATCCGCATCGACGCTCCCGGGAACGGGAGTGGGAGTGGGAGCCGGGGTAGAGCGCGGGTGTGGTTCATACCGCCCCGATATGTGGACCCACAGCAGGCCCCGAGGCTCGGCGGGCGCGCACGCTTCGACATCGCCGCCTGA
- a CDS encoding acyl-CoA dehydrogenase family protein, translating into MERDIYDEDHEAFRDLVKDFVKRHVTGEAIERWDAAGEIDRGTMRAAGEAGLIGLSVPEEFGGAGMLQDYRFRTIVMEEVIAAGAGSLAGAFGIQDDLAVPYLVHMGTQEQKEKWLPRMATGEVLGALAMTDPGAGSDLRGIKTNAKKVDGGYILNGAKTFISSGTTADVVVTFVKTGEGNRPDAFSLLLVEKGMEGFDQGKKLSKMGFHGWDTAELSFTDVFVPDENLISGKEGQGFIQLMLNLPLERLSIGVAAAAAAQAALDWTIAYTKDREAFGERIADFQNTRFRLADMSATTDAMWAYIDRALLAYKDNTLTAEDAAKVKFWATEREWEVLDTGVQLHGGYGYIMEYPIARAFTDARVHRIYGGTNEIMRDLVGRQIVGKR; encoded by the coding sequence ATGGAACGCGACATCTACGACGAGGATCACGAGGCTTTCCGGGACCTGGTCAAGGACTTCGTCAAGCGCCACGTGACAGGCGAAGCGATCGAGCGGTGGGATGCCGCCGGTGAGATCGACCGGGGGACCATGCGCGCCGCCGGCGAAGCGGGTCTGATCGGCCTGTCGGTCCCCGAGGAGTTCGGTGGCGCCGGGATGCTGCAGGACTACCGCTTCCGCACGATCGTCATGGAAGAGGTCATCGCCGCTGGTGCCGGTTCGCTGGCGGGGGCCTTCGGCATCCAGGACGACCTGGCCGTGCCCTACCTCGTGCACATGGGAACGCAGGAGCAGAAGGAGAAGTGGCTGCCCCGCATGGCCACGGGTGAGGTGCTCGGCGCACTCGCCATGACCGACCCGGGTGCGGGTTCGGATCTGCGTGGCATCAAGACCAACGCCAAGAAGGTCGACGGCGGCTACATCCTCAACGGTGCGAAGACGTTCATCTCCTCGGGCACGACGGCCGACGTGGTCGTCACGTTCGTCAAGACCGGTGAGGGCAACCGTCCCGACGCGTTCAGTCTGCTGCTCGTGGAGAAGGGCATGGAGGGCTTCGACCAGGGCAAGAAGCTCAGCAAGATGGGTTTCCACGGCTGGGACACGGCCGAGCTCAGCTTCACCGACGTGTTCGTCCCCGACGAGAACCTCATCAGCGGCAAGGAGGGCCAGGGCTTCATCCAGCTGATGCTGAACCTGCCGCTCGAGCGTCTCTCGATCGGCGTCGCCGCGGCCGCAGCCGCACAGGCCGCCCTCGACTGGACCATCGCCTACACGAAGGATCGCGAGGCGTTCGGTGAGCGCATCGCCGACTTCCAGAACACCCGCTTCCGGCTCGCCGACATGTCTGCGACCACCGATGCGATGTGGGCGTACATCGACCGCGCACTGCTCGCCTACAAGGACAACACGCTCACCGCGGAGGATGCGGCGAAGGTCAAGTTCTGGGCGACCGAGCGCGAGTGGGAGGTGCTCGACACAGGCGTGCAGCTGCACGGCGGATACGGCTACATCATGGAGTACCCGATCGCGCGCGCCTTCACCGACGCCCGGGTCCACCGCATCTACGGCGGCACGAACGAGATCATGCGCGATCTCGTCGGCCGTCAGATCGTCGGCAAGCGCTGA
- a CDS encoding ECF transporter S component, with translation MARTSVLSTRVLLVCAAIGVATGILAGIAGWVTPVLLASPLLFLYGLVLGSHVLPGIIAQEVLRLPLVALITHVFAALIASAFNPAWALRFIGTALLFGLIQEGVAALTRYRSWGPWRFFISAAIIGMFVAVVVFFAAHLAVMPLWAQILYLAISVLGPIAWTAVGLAIGSALSRAGVARR, from the coding sequence GTGGCCCGTACCTCCGTCCTGTCGACCCGAGTACTGCTCGTCTGCGCGGCGATCGGAGTCGCGACGGGCATCCTCGCGGGCATCGCCGGATGGGTGACGCCGGTGCTGCTGGCGAGCCCCCTGCTGTTCCTCTACGGCCTGGTGCTCGGCTCGCACGTGCTGCCGGGCATCATCGCGCAGGAGGTGCTGCGCCTTCCGCTCGTCGCGCTGATCACTCATGTGTTCGCCGCCCTGATCGCGAGCGCCTTCAACCCGGCGTGGGCGCTGCGCTTCATCGGCACGGCACTGCTGTTCGGCCTGATCCAGGAGGGGGTGGCCGCCCTCACCCGCTATCGATCCTGGGGGCCGTGGCGGTTCTTCATCTCGGCGGCGATCATCGGGATGTTCGTGGCCGTCGTGGTGTTCTTCGCCGCCCACCTCGCGGTCATGCCGCTGTGGGCGCAGATCCTCTACCTCGCGATCTCGGTGCTCGGACCGATCGCGTGGACTGCGGTCGGCCTCGCGATCGGTTCCGCGCTCAGTCGCGCGGGCGTCGCCCGCCGATAG
- a CDS encoding CbiQ family ECF transporter T component: MTTTTFDPYARITATSRRQFLYALNPLAKVAGFAPAMVLLVFVRDLTTPAAFLILAYALILVGARLTVRLLALLLLGLPAGMLLVGIGFSVWVDTGLVAGSSPVLRIGDWTLYSGALLIGFATALRLGSIVALALVGGLTTSGPDLVRASVQQLRVPYRIGYTALAAFRFVPRFGHELAVIRAAHRVRGYHGGRGPFARIARGWGYIVPLLAGAIRHAERVALAMDSRAFGAHPTRTERHLVPFRTRDTVFTIATLLASAAIFVAFFPWQLP, encoded by the coding sequence GTGACCACGACGACCTTCGATCCGTACGCACGTATCACGGCGACGTCGCGGCGGCAGTTCCTGTATGCGTTGAATCCGCTCGCGAAGGTCGCCGGGTTCGCGCCGGCGATGGTCCTGCTCGTGTTCGTGCGCGACCTGACGACGCCCGCCGCTTTCCTGATTCTCGCCTACGCGCTGATCCTGGTCGGGGCGCGTCTCACGGTTCGGCTCCTCGCTCTCCTGCTGCTCGGTCTCCCGGCCGGCATGCTCCTGGTGGGCATCGGGTTCTCCGTATGGGTCGACACCGGACTCGTCGCGGGCAGTTCCCCCGTCTTGCGGATCGGCGACTGGACCCTCTACAGCGGAGCGCTCCTGATCGGCTTCGCGACGGCGCTGCGGCTCGGATCGATCGTCGCTCTCGCGCTCGTCGGCGGGCTCACGACCAGTGGGCCCGACCTCGTGCGCGCCAGTGTGCAGCAGCTGCGGGTGCCGTACCGGATCGGCTACACGGCACTGGCAGCGTTCCGGTTCGTGCCGCGGTTCGGGCATGAGCTCGCCGTGATCCGGGCGGCCCACCGGGTGCGCGGTTACCACGGCGGACGCGGACCGTTCGCCCGCATCGCCCGCGGGTGGGGCTACATCGTGCCGCTTCTCGCCGGCGCGATCCGTCACGCCGAGCGGGTGGCGCTGGCGATGGACTCGCGCGCCTTCGGTGCGCATCCCACCCGCACCGAGCGGCACCTCGTCCCGTTCCGCACACGCGACACCGTCTTCACCATCGCGACCCTGCTGGCATCCGCGGCCATCTTCGTCGCCTTCTTCCCCTGGCAGCTTCCCTGA
- a CDS encoding ABC transporter ATP-binding protein, with protein sequence MRPSAPLLRVRDLSLTHADAAHPSPRDVTFDIDAGEVVLLLGPSGSGKSTLTLALNGLIPHALPATLVGTVEAGGIDTASAQTATLSTHVAMVFQDPDAQIVTGSVYDEVAFGPENLRLPLDVVESRVEEALRRVGLWERRDENPDHLSGGGRQRLAIAGALAMGSPLIVLDEPTANLDPQGIDDVYAALSEVVATGDRAILLVEHNLDAAMAFVTRAIVLDGDGRVAFDGPAAEVIRDHADELVRMGVWLPAATLAALRLRERGFSLAPLPLSPQELAAALDRENVSPSTPRRAADEISPPSGEATARVEPIIRARGLTVRRRRTEILHGIDLDLEPGSLTAIVGANGAGKTTLIQALAGVVPPPRGQVRVDGIDPGTASPRDLAARIGFVFQNPEHQFIAPTVFDELAHGLRLRHVSDDEISTRVGEMLARFGLEHKAGVHPFLLSGGEKRRLSVGTALITRPRVLALDEPTFGQDRARAAELLDLLQSLRAEGTTIVIVTHDLQLVAEHTSHVVVLAAGRVQAVGPTATLLQDERLFADAGLRLPPLQRVLASAGLGATA encoded by the coding sequence GTGCGCCCATCCGCGCCCCTGCTCCGCGTGCGTGACCTCTCCCTCACCCACGCCGATGCGGCGCACCCCTCGCCGCGCGACGTGACGTTCGACATCGATGCCGGAGAGGTCGTGCTCCTGCTCGGTCCCTCCGGTTCCGGCAAGTCGACGCTCACCCTCGCGCTCAACGGACTGATCCCCCACGCCCTCCCCGCGACGCTGGTCGGCACCGTCGAAGCCGGGGGCATCGACACCGCCAGCGCGCAGACGGCCACGCTGAGCACACACGTCGCGATGGTCTTCCAGGATCCCGATGCGCAGATCGTCACCGGCAGCGTCTACGACGAGGTCGCGTTCGGCCCCGAGAACCTGCGGCTTCCGCTCGACGTGGTCGAAAGTCGCGTCGAGGAGGCACTGCGTCGGGTCGGACTCTGGGAACGGCGCGACGAGAACCCCGACCACCTCTCCGGCGGCGGAAGGCAGCGACTCGCGATCGCCGGAGCCCTGGCGATGGGCTCTCCGCTCATCGTGCTCGACGAGCCGACGGCGAACCTCGATCCCCAGGGCATCGACGACGTGTACGCCGCCCTCTCGGAGGTCGTCGCGACCGGCGACCGCGCGATCCTGCTCGTGGAGCACAACCTCGACGCGGCGATGGCTTTCGTCACGCGCGCGATCGTGCTCGACGGCGACGGCCGGGTCGCCTTCGACGGCCCGGCCGCCGAGGTCATCCGCGACCACGCGGATGAGCTGGTCCGGATGGGAGTGTGGCTTCCCGCTGCCACCCTGGCGGCACTCCGCCTTCGGGAACGGGGATTCTCGCTCGCCCCCCTGCCGCTGTCGCCGCAGGAGCTCGCCGCAGCGCTCGATCGTGAGAACGTCTCGCCCTCCACCCCTCGGCGCGCAGCCGACGAGATCTCTCCACCCTCCGGCGAGGCGACGGCACGTGTCGAGCCGATCATCCGCGCTCGCGGGCTGACCGTGCGCCGACGCCGCACCGAGATCCTGCACGGGATCGATCTCGATCTCGAACCGGGCAGCCTCACGGCGATCGTCGGTGCGAACGGCGCGGGCAAGACGACGCTGATCCAGGCGCTCGCAGGGGTCGTGCCACCGCCTCGTGGCCAGGTGCGGGTCGACGGGATCGATCCGGGCACCGCATCGCCGCGCGACCTCGCCGCGCGCATCGGGTTCGTCTTCCAGAATCCCGAGCACCAGTTCATCGCCCCCACGGTGTTCGACGAGCTGGCCCACGGACTGCGGCTGCGGCACGTATCGGATGACGAGATCTCGACCAGGGTCGGCGAGATGCTGGCCCGCTTCGGCCTCGAGCACAAGGCGGGCGTGCATCCGTTCCTGCTCTCCGGCGGCGAGAAGCGAAGACTGTCGGTGGGGACCGCCCTGATCACCCGCCCGCGGGTGCTGGCGCTCGACGAGCCCACGTTCGGCCAGGATCGCGCCAGAGCCGCCGAGCTGCTCGACCTGCTGCAGAGCCTGCGCGCTGAAGGCACGACCATCGTGATCGTCACGCACGACCTCCAGCTCGTGGCCGAGCACACCAGCCACGTCGTGGTCCTGGCGGCCGGCCGGGTGCAGGCGGTCGGCCCCACCGCCACCCTGCTGCAGGACGAGCGGCTGTTCGCCGACGCGGGGCTGCGCCTGCCCCCGCTGCAGCGCGTGCTGGCCTCGGCCGGGCTCGGGGCGACCGCGTGA
- a CDS encoding ECF transporter S component translates to MSADAAGRTPRAGGRFRFPTAILLTCAALGVAGAVLLAPMNWFSTVLTGPLPFVGMALAGLWLLPSVIALRLLRRPLVGLLVALIAGLVMVPFSGYGFRTVLTNLWWAAFTELPFLFVLWRYWGTWMHYLGAVTVGIVYPISAWAWFDLGSMSLFAQIAFFAVTIASCVGGTALGILVADRLRRAGVGATGGDGAGVRRA, encoded by the coding sequence ATGAGCGCGGATGCCGCGGGCCGGACGCCCCGCGCCGGCGGACGGTTCCGCTTCCCTACCGCCATCCTGCTGACCTGCGCGGCACTCGGCGTCGCCGGAGCGGTGCTGCTCGCACCGATGAACTGGTTCTCGACCGTGCTGACCGGGCCGCTCCCGTTCGTGGGCATGGCGCTCGCCGGTCTCTGGCTGCTGCCGTCGGTGATCGCGCTGCGGTTGCTGCGTCGCCCACTCGTCGGCCTGCTCGTTGCCCTGATCGCCGGCCTCGTCATGGTGCCGTTCTCCGGGTATGGTTTCCGCACCGTGCTGACCAATCTCTGGTGGGCGGCATTCACGGAGCTGCCGTTCCTCTTCGTGCTCTGGCGCTACTGGGGCACGTGGATGCACTATCTCGGTGCGGTCACGGTCGGCATCGTGTACCCGATCTCCGCGTGGGCATGGTTCGATCTCGGGTCGATGTCGCTCTTCGCCCAGATCGCGTTCTTTGCCGTGACCATCGCGAGCTGCGTGGGCGGCACGGCCCTCGGCATTCTGGTCGCCGACCGTCTGCGCAGAGCCGGAGTCGGTGCGACCGGTGGCGACGGGGCCGGAGTCCGCAGGGCCTGA
- a CDS encoding siderophore-interacting protein: protein MAFSKMVKPESTELIHLVVLRTERLSAHWIRVTLGGGEIEKFRPMGFDQWFRLFLPIGGDAGLDRVPAKANKMFGYLKFLRIPDGERPVMRNYSVRAYRAATADAGAEIDVDFVLHGSAADGTAGPASRWAEACRPGEHVLIIDEGLTFNPQRGTDRVVLVGDETALPAISSICASLPANAVGTAIVETPSEEDALEFAHPAGIEVVWIARPHDVAPGSLALETLGRTALPEAPFHAYAAGEQALASGARKHLVGERGVDKNAVSFCGYWKIGAASPASKAAREAAAEPLA from the coding sequence ATGGCATTCAGCAAGATGGTCAAGCCCGAGTCGACCGAGCTCATCCACCTGGTGGTGCTGCGTACGGAACGCCTGTCGGCGCACTGGATCAGGGTGACCCTCGGCGGCGGCGAGATCGAGAAGTTCCGCCCGATGGGGTTCGACCAGTGGTTCCGGCTGTTCCTGCCCATCGGCGGCGACGCGGGCCTCGACCGGGTGCCGGCGAAAGCCAACAAGATGTTCGGCTACCTGAAGTTCCTGCGCATCCCCGACGGCGAACGTCCGGTGATGCGCAACTACAGCGTGCGGGCATATCGAGCGGCCACGGCCGACGCCGGCGCCGAGATCGACGTGGACTTCGTCCTGCACGGCTCGGCGGCCGACGGAACGGCCGGCCCGGCGTCTCGGTGGGCCGAGGCCTGCCGGCCGGGCGAGCACGTGCTGATCATCGACGAGGGTCTCACCTTCAATCCGCAGCGCGGAACGGATCGTGTCGTGTTGGTCGGCGATGAGACCGCCCTGCCCGCGATCTCCTCGATCTGCGCCTCGCTGCCGGCGAACGCGGTCGGCACAGCGATCGTCGAGACGCCGAGCGAGGAGGATGCGCTGGAGTTCGCGCATCCCGCCGGCATCGAGGTGGTGTGGATCGCGCGTCCGCACGATGTCGCTCCCGGTTCCCTCGCTCTGGAGACGCTCGGCCGCACCGCCCTGCCGGAGGCCCCGTTCCATGCGTACGCGGCGGGTGAGCAGGCGCTCGCATCGGGTGCCCGCAAACACCTCGTCGGCGAGCGCGGGGTGGACAAGAACGCGGTGAGCTTCTGCGGATACTGGAAGATCGGTGCGGCCTCCCCCGCGTCGAAGGCCGCCCGCGAAGCTGCCGCGGAGCCCCTGGCATGA
- a CDS encoding serine hydrolase domain-containing protein encodes MTTLFRQIMEDHVARGTAPGIIGVLGAPGGAIEIVTAGDLPADAIVRIQSMTKPILAVAALRLVQEGRLRLDDPVERWLPELADRWVLRAPDAPLDDVVPATTPITLRHLLTNTSGYGVQVVPSPLAEAMIGNRTAAGQEPVAMGAQEWLDALAVLPLAFEPGTGWRYHHSFGILGILLSRVVDGSLEDHLRRDLFAPLGMVDTGYTVPLDQAYRLPAAYCHEHGALVEIEPAAGGFSVAPAPFDLSHSELVSTAADYAAFAGMLAAGGRHDGNVIIDPELLALMRTDQVPSSAKTDDSFFPGFWEGTGWGFGVAVQTEGENAGRYGWSGGQGTDFWVDPDGSFGIVLSQVEMGPEIMGLFADVQ; translated from the coding sequence ATGACGACCTTGTTCCGGCAGATCATGGAAGACCACGTCGCGCGGGGCACCGCTCCGGGGATCATCGGCGTGCTCGGTGCTCCTGGCGGGGCCATCGAGATCGTCACGGCCGGCGATCTCCCGGCGGATGCGATCGTCCGCATCCAGTCGATGACGAAGCCGATCCTCGCGGTCGCGGCGCTGAGGCTCGTGCAGGAGGGACGCCTCCGGCTCGATGACCCTGTGGAGCGATGGTTGCCTGAACTCGCCGACCGCTGGGTGCTGCGCGCTCCGGACGCCCCGCTCGACGACGTCGTACCCGCGACGACGCCGATCACGCTGCGGCACCTGCTCACGAACACCTCCGGATACGGGGTGCAGGTCGTGCCGTCCCCGCTGGCGGAGGCGATGATCGGGAACCGGACGGCCGCAGGGCAGGAACCTGTCGCGATGGGCGCTCAGGAGTGGCTGGACGCGCTGGCCGTGCTCCCGCTGGCCTTCGAACCCGGCACCGGATGGCGTTACCACCACTCCTTCGGGATCCTCGGGATCCTGCTCTCGCGCGTGGTCGACGGTTCGCTGGAAGATCATCTGCGACGCGACCTCTTCGCCCCGCTCGGCATGGTCGATACCGGATACACGGTGCCCCTCGACCAGGCGTACCGGCTGCCTGCCGCGTATTGTCACGAGCACGGCGCCCTGGTCGAGATCGAGCCCGCCGCCGGGGGCTTCTCCGTCGCGCCCGCTCCGTTCGACCTCAGTCATTCGGAGCTCGTGTCGACCGCGGCCGACTATGCGGCTTTCGCGGGGATGCTCGCCGCAGGGGGACGGCATGACGGCAACGTCATCATCGACCCCGAACTGCTCGCGCTGATGCGCACCGACCAGGTGCCGTCGAGCGCGAAGACCGACGACAGCTTCTTCCCGGGATTCTGGGAGGGCACGGGATGGGGGTTCGGCGTTGCGGTGCAGACCGAGGGAGAGAACGCGGGTCGCTACGGCTGGTCGGGCGGGCAGGGGACGGACTTCTGGGTCGATCCCGACGGCTCCTTCGGGATCGTGCTGAGTCAGGTCGAGATGGGCCCGGAGATCATGGGGCTGTTCGCCGACGTGCAGTGA